Below is a window of Callithrix jacchus isolate 240 chromosome 15, calJac240_pri, whole genome shotgun sequence DNA.
CATGGTGGCACCTGCATCCTCTTGAGTCATCTGCACCATGGCCAGTGAGCCCATTTTAGCAAAGAGAAAACAGACCCAGAGACAAAGTGACAAGCACAAGGCCACACTCCTCCTAGCTCAGCACCCGCTGCTGCCAGGCCTTGACCTGGGACTGGGGGCTGGGCTGGTTCTCCTGGAGCCGCTCCCATGGGTTGTCCTTGAGAGTCTCCCAGGAAAGCAGCCTGAGGGAGCCTCCTCTGGAAGGAAGTAGGTGGCTTGGTCCCGTGCTTCACTCTGCCCTCTGCCCAGCCAGTCCCCACAGCCTTAACCCCAGCTCCTGAAGATACAGGGACTAGGACAATGGCCATGCTATCACTTGTGATGGAGCTTCATAAGTGAGGTGTGCTTAAATGGGGCCCAACCCTGCCTGCTTGCTAGACCTTCCGTAGCAGGCCCATGTGCCAGTgacacctcctacctcagccaacTGGATGCAGACAACCttaccctccccttcccctccaacCCTCCCAGCTCCCCCTCCAATCCTCCCGGCTTCCCCCTCCAACTTCCCCCAGTGCCACCCTCAGACTCCTTTGGCTGACACAtagtagaagctcaataaatactggcTGAGCTACCGAAAAACTCAATCTTATAATCTCTCCTGGACCCTGGGGCATCTGCCTCTCTGTGTACCATAGCTGTGCCAGGGACATAGATTCACAAGAGGCAGCTGTGGGGTCCTCGACCTCCCCACCACTCTGACTCTGAACCCTCCGGGAGCCAGGCACACAGCTAGCACTCAATCAATGCCTACCTACAAGATGACACACAGGCTCACCCACTGTTCTTCATTGCCTTTGTCCTGACAGAGcctcctctccccatctctacccaaCCAAGGGTACCAAGAATCAAGCATACAGGAAGTGCTTCATCCAGACTCAGGGACTGACAGGGGACCCCATGGCTAAGGCACTGGGGCAGGGTCATCAGGGGAGGAGACAGATGCTGCAGCTTCATGTGGAGCTGTGTGGTCTGACCCTGAGATTGGGGGTGGGAGAAGTGGGTGCTGGGACAAGCTTCCAGGGGTGACACGAGGATGTGAGGAAGGCCTAGCCTCCAAATCCACCTCCAGGTGATCCAGAGAGAGTCTGTTTCTGCTGGCTTTATTTTTGGCCTTTTCAGGGTGTGGCTGGTGGCTGATCCTGTCCCACTGACTCCTAAGGGATTCCTGGGTCTCACTCCCTTCACTTGTCAAACGAGGAGAAAGGTGCACCTACCCAGATGGGGAGGGGCCTTTAGGAAGGATAGAGGTACTCACTAGCCAGGCTCAGCCTGGAGAAGCCTGCTTCCCTCTCTCTACTCTCCTCCCTCGTTGGGGGAGTTCAAATGCTGAGGCAGCACCCATAGCCCTCTTGGCCCCGGCGAGGGGGAGGCAGGGGGGCAGGGCTGGGAAGCTCCAGGCAGCCCCAGTTGCAGCCCCTCCCCCAGGCctcagcttccttccttcctcccagccAGGCACCTACTTTTGGTTCCCAGTAAGCGGATGAGGCGGGGAAGCCTCCCACTTCCTGTTGTTAAAGCTAGCCCAGCCCAGCCGACACCAAAACGCCCTCCACTGGACACAGCCGCCATCGGGAAAAGACAGCCCGGGCCACCTCCATACCTTGCCACTGGAGGCTGGGCAGAAACACTGGGTCACCGGGTTCAGAGACAAAGCATTTACATTCATCCTGAGCCCCCGTGCCCCTTCCTTGCACCCTGGGCCAGGGGAGATGAACTGCAGTCTCACAGCCTTCAGCTGGCCAAGGAGAAGGCAGTGGGGAACCCAAGTCAACTGAGGCTGGGACTCAGAGGGCTATAAGCCAGACAGAAGGACACACTGTCTACGGGAGGCCTTTCTCCACTCCTCACCTTCTCTTACACTCCTCCCTATACTCCCTACAGGCTGCAGAGAGCATCTGGAGCCTGACCAAGCTAACGGTCACCACATTTCAATGGCTGCCCGTTTGGGGTGTGCCTCTGGCTCCAGGGCTCCCTTTCACCCTCTTAGGTACACATTAAAGCCCAAACAGGCACTGTGACAGCCCCATCCTGGAGAGACATGTGTGCTGAGGTGTGATGCAGAGCAAGTGGGACCCGTGAGAGGTCTGTGCGATGTGATGTTTCAGCTTGCTAAGCTCAAAACAACATCGACGCCagggaaacaaagctggacagcaGAGAGCCCAAGAGGTGCTGCCAGCTGGGGGGAGGTCAGGTCTCAGGAGGCTGCTCAGGCCCCAACAGGTAGAGGGGCCCAAGGGACTCAGTGACTCACAGTAGGCATGGGTACACCCAAAGGTACACGCTGGCACACGAAGGGCAAACACAGGTCTCAACAGGCCCAGAGATACCCAGTCAGGTGGGGGCACCACCCTGAGTCCTGCTACACCTTGATGTACCCACCCACCCTGCCCATCACACAACACCTACCAATGAAGCTGATGGCCTCAGGGAAGAACTGGGAGAGGTTCTGGCTCCAGTGGTCAGAGATGGGGATCTGCTTGTAGGTGAACTCGCCGCCATGCTCGAAGGCGTTGGGCAGGTTAGGCGTGACATTGAGGATATACTTGATGCCATACTTGCCGAGCACGTCCAGGTTGGTGGAGTCCTTGGCACAGCCAAGGTAGAGGTAGGGCAGGATCTGGACAGGGAAGGCTGGTTGGCTGGATGGCACAGGGCTGCCGTCTGACTCAGTGGCACTGCTGGGCAGCTCTCGGTCCGACTCGCCATCGGAGCAGTCAGAGCTGATGCGCAGGCCCCCCAGGCCCAGCACTGAGGTGGGTGGTGAGCTGCTCGGCGAGGAAGAGCTGTCCACATTGGTCTCGCAGTGCTCAGAGTACTCTGTCTGAAACTTGTTGAAACCACCTGTGGCCGGGGTTAGACAAGGCCTGGGTGAGAGATTGGTGAGTACCCAGATGGCTGCACTAGACCAGGGATGGGCAGGACTCCCCACACCAAGCACCGCCACACCGATGGTCAGCATGGGTCATGCCAAGCATGTTACCCGTGTGCTCTCTCTTGTGTTCTCTCCATCTAAACCATGACCACTTCACAGAAACTGAGGCCCCAGGAGGTGAAGTTACGTGCCTGGACTCCAAATCCACACCCATAACACTTCAGGTCCCCCAGCCATGCCACCAGCTTTAGGGCACTTGAGGACAGGCCCCAGCTAATTTCTCTTCTGCAGCTCCCACTCACACATAGCACCCATGGGTGTTCAGTAACAGATAAGTGGTAAAGGAAAGCAGACAACCCCATCTTAGCCAGCACCTCTGGGTTGGCAAACTCCTCTTACAGATGATACCACAGGTGCCAGAGCCACATCTGGGTCAGCTAGAGGCAAAGAGATCCTGGGCTTCCTGGATGGGAGTCTAGTGGTTGTCCAGCCCCAAAACTACAGCTGGGGAGGGTAGTGGGAGGGTATTGGCTGGCCCCTTTCCCCAGCAGGGGCAGGTTCCTGTAGAGGGTCCTGGCTCCACTTCTCTAGAGCACTCCCTTAGAACACAAGGCCCCCCAGCTTTGGAACTGCAGCAGGGGAGGGCCACTGGGGCTATACAGGGATAGGAGAAATAGGGAGCGCCTTGCAGTGAGGCATGGGCCCTGCGCCCGAGGGTGCTGCaggcctcccctcctctcctgcccCGCTGCCAGCAAGAGGCCATTTTGGAATGTTAATTGGAAACACCGGCCTCAGCCACTAGCCCCCTGGTGCTGCCTCTCCCTTCGGCAAGCTCTGGGGCAGCAGGCTGGGGACCTGGAGTTCCCGAAAGATCCGGGCCAGGGCCGTGGACCCTGTCCATACCCTGCCCCAAGCGCCTCCCAGAGGCGGCAATTCTCTGGTGTAAAAAGCAATTCTCGATCCAGGAGACCCCAACCCATATGGTCTCCATGTGCTGGAGATGAGGATGGTGCTATGAAAGGTGCCCTTCCTGATCCTGGCCTTCCATAAACACGAATTCCAGGCTGGACTTGGATGTCCTGCCGCTTTTAGGGTTCCGGGAGGTGGCACCTCCCTCTTCTGAGGGGCTCCACTGGAGCCTGGGGGATACTGTCGCCCcatcaacaggaaaaaaaggaaacccaGGCAGGGAAAAGTTTGTTCCACCCACTCGAATCGGACCAAGAAAAGGGGTGCAGAGGGAGCCCCGCGCCTGCCAAACCCACACGGCGGGGACCCAGCTCCAGGAGGGCGGACGTGGGCCGGGGACGACGTGGCGCCCAACGGGGCAGGCCAAGCGCgtagagaggaaagagcctccaaTGGGGGCGTCAGGGAGTCGCGGGGGGCCCCGCTCCCGTAAGGAGTCCCTGTGCTGCCCTCACCTTGGAGGTAGTAGGCCTGGCAGCCGTCGTCGCGCAGCTTCTGCAGGAGCAGGCCAAGCACCGAGGCGGGAGCGCCGGGCTCGGGCTGCCACTCGGCCGTGGCCTCGTCGTAGAGCAGCACGGTGGCCGCCTTGCAGCGCGTGGCGAAGCGCTCCTTGTCGGCATGGTTGGGGATGATGGAGCGGATGGGCAGGTTGCCCTTGCGCAAACGGCGCAACATGAGGCCCGGGATGGCCAGGTTGATGGCCGTCTCGATGTGCGACGACTCGAAGAGCTCGTGCGGCCGGCAGTCCAGCAGCAGCAGGGACGCGCCGCCGCGcgcctccagctcctcctgcagCCACTCGGCGCTCTTGCAGGGCATGGCCCCTGCTCCTGTCGCCGCGCCTGCCCCGGTGCCTGCGCTGGACCCCGACCCCGCACCGGGCTCGGACCCCGCCCGGGTgcccgcagccgccgccgcccccgaAGTCGACATGTGCGCCCGCGCTGGGGGGCCGCGGAGCTGGTTTTTCATGGGGAGCGCGGGCGGCCCGGGGCCAGGGCCGGGCAGCCCTGCCCTGGGACGGCGCCCCGGCCGCGTCTCCGGGCGCCCGCCTCCCGCCGAGCTGCACGCCCGCTGCCCCGGCCTCCCGGCCTCCGTCCCGCCCGCCCGGCCCTCCGCGCGCACCGCGGCCTGACAGCCCCAATTAAACGGCGGCTCCGGCGGCCGCGCGCCGAGGCGTTCTCCGGGGGGCGTGGCCGCGGGGCAGGCGCCCGGACTTAAAGGCGCAGCACCTCCACCGCCCCTCCCCACAGGGTACGCGGGCGCGCTTGTGGCCCGTGTGCCCGGAGACCCGCGGCGGGGCCCTCCCCTACCGCTTCTCCGTACTGTCGCTCCCTGGACTAGCCCAGAGCTGACTACAGTCCGCCTAGGGGGCCCGGCCCAGACGCCCTCACGGGTTCATTCTGCGCTTGCTCCCAGGCTCTTCTGGGCACTACGGAAAGAGCGGACCTGGGGGTGTCCTATGACTGACACCCCCACCCTACATTCACAGGAGCAGTTACCCCGGGACGGGGCGTGATGATGGGGCTGTCCAGCTGAGCAACTTCTCCTTCTCCCGCCTATCGTCCCCATTCATTCAGTCATCGAGTTCATTCAACAAATGGGAATTGAACgcctactacgtgccaggcactgtgctaggcggTCTCCGTTTCAGGCGACCTCATCGCCCCCCTGACGGTCACAGGTTCCAGACCTGAGGGGGAGCGTCTCACCCCAGCAGGCCTGACGGGAAATCAGGACCTGGGCGACTGGCGGGGTAGGAAAACTCAGGGCCGTGTCACCTTCCGTGGGCAGGGGTGGAGAAATCCTGTTAAGGACCAGCTCTGGGGAGAGAAAGCGAGCCCTTTAAGAAAGCTTTACAAGCAGGGTGGTGACAGGCGCCCAGTGAAGCGCCACGTGACTTTTCCACGGGTTGAGTGGGAGGGGAATGCTCCTTTATAATCAGCTTTCCTTACCCTGCCTCCCTCTCAATAGACCAATCAAATTCCGCGGTAGGCGGGCACCTGCCACGCAAATAGCCAATCCTGGCCGAAAGAGGCGGTGGCGGAGGGAGGCAGGGCCCGCCAGGGGTTCCACCCAGAGCGGGGGAAGTAGGCGGGGCCTCTGCCATCCCTGTGCGTCGACTAGCTGGCAGGCGGGGCAGCGGAGGTGAATGGATCCGCAGGTAGCGCTAGAACAAAGCGTCTCGACGCAGGCAGCGCGCTTGCGCGGTACCTGCCTTGCTTTCCCTGCAGAGCCAGGGTGGGAGCTCGCGGCTGGGCCCTGCCGTCCATCTGGTCCATTCCTTTGCCTAGCGGGGTGCCCCTCCCTCCTTGGGGCTTAGCCCCCACTACTCCACCCGAGGCTGGTCGGCTCTGAGACACCTTTCCCCCATCCCTGGCTGTGGGGGAGCGGTGGTGCTTGAGGGAGGGCCTCTGGAACCCCAGGATTTGAGCTTTCCGGTAACCTCCGACCAGAAAGCACGAAAAGCGGTGGCTCAGAAGCAGCCCTCGTCCCAGTCTTTCAAGCGAGGGCTAGTCTTCCTGAAGGGTTTCATCCTGGACCACAGGGCTGTGTCCCAAAGGAGCAGGGGTCTCTCCCACAGTCACACTCTCAGCCCACAGCAGTGCACCCAGAGGTGGTCTTAGCAGTGTTTGGGTGCCTACAGAGGTGAAAGGAGAAGCAGCTCTCCGCCCAGGGTTGTCCTGGGAGTACAGGGCCTGTGGAAGGAGCTTCCAGGGCCCAAGAGCCCAAGACCCAGATTCTGTCCGGCCACTTGCAGATGTGACATATGACCTGAGTACAGTTCTTTCCTCTGGGCCTGGGCAGAGCCCAAGCCATCTATGAATCCATCCGGCTGGGAGGATGTGATCTGAGGCCAGGGCTCTTGGCTGGCAGGCTGGATGCTGTAtgtgagggagggaggcagcactTAGAAAAGAGGCCTGAGCAAACTCCCAGGGGAGAGTGAGCTGCTGAGCAGTGCTCCATTCACTCAGCAAGCCTTGTCGAGGGCCTCCTGAGCACCAGACTGCCTGGAGCTGGAGCAACAACAGTGGAACCTCCGTCCTCCACTCAGGCCTGGCTGTCTCTCCCCTCTGCTCCACCATGGGGTTGGATGCTGGTCTGAGTGCTCCCCCAGGCCCACCACAGGATGAGCAGAGACCCCTCTTTCTCTAGGGGAGAGACTGGTCTTGGTGTTCCCTCCCCAGATGGGTCCATGGTAGCTCAAGAAGGTGTCAAATGCCCAATAAGGGTGACATCCCTGAGGGGCAGGCCACGGTCACATTAACAGGAGGCTTATGCTGTCTTCAAATGAGACTGGGCATGTGTCCCATGGTGCTGAGGCTGCCTGGTGAGGAATGGGCCATTGCTCTCACTAGCGAGGGAACAGCTGAAATGGGAACCTCCTCTAAACTGCCCCCGCTGGCCCCCACTGCCCAAGCATGAGGAAGAACTACCCTAGAGGGAGGAAATGGGCCCTGCCATCCCTCACATTAGCCTGCAATgactcctgtctctctccctctagaCTCCTCTAGCGGGGCATACATCCTGGAGGAAAGATCTGTGAGAATGTGTGGAATTAGAAAAGCTCCCACAGCAGGAGGAGAGGGTGTCCTCCAATAGGGAGATAAAGAGAGGCAGATTTGGATGAGTGCAGAACAGGGAGAATGAGGGGAGGGGGTGACAGAGGAAGCAAAGGGTTGGcaggaaaattagccagggccTCTGAGGGGCCCACCACCAGGCAGGTTGATTGGAGGAAAGGCCCTAAGCCTTGGTTCTCACTGGAGGGAAGAACCCTCAATCTCAGACTTACAAGGCCTACAGCAGGGCAGGAATCTGCCTGTGGTCACTCCTGGCAAGAGACCAGAGCTGTCCCTGTCTGGGGCCTTGTGCGGCAGCTGTAGGCTTCCTTCAAGGGAGAGGGTCTTTCCTGGCAGGAACCTGGTGCCCTGGGTGATTCCAAGGCAAGGCCTTGGAATCATGCTTCCTCTTTAGAAATGTGGTCTTTCCTGCCTTTGGGGTTCAGGCCTTCCCTCACCTACGGCCCCCAAGAGGAGTGCCCAGTTCACTAGGGTCTCCctgaggggcagggtgggggatgGGAAAGAGGCTGCCAGAAAAGGTCTGTCCCTGGGGATGAGCTGGTTTCAGAGGGGGAGGGGAAGTGCAGGTGGGACACAGTTGAACCCTCAGGGCTATCCCTCGTTCCCACACATCCCAGGCCTTTGCACAGGTATTCTCCCTGCCTGGACAGTTATCACCCTCAGCCTTTGCCTGCCTTCTGATCCCAGCTCAGAGTCACTGAGCACAGAGGCCTCCTCTGATCATCCAGGCCCAGATTAGTTTCCCTGCTACGTGCTCCAACGACCCCTGTCCCCTCCTCAGCCCATCTTTGCTCTGTATCCTATCAGTCACTGTCCACCACCCGCCATCACACTTGTCACCTGGAACAACCAGGGGTGAGTCTGCCCTCCCTCAGGCCTGCTCCTCCTGCCATCCCTTCTTATCGTGTTTAGCCAGCTTCCAGGCCCGAACCCACAAGGCACGTCTGGAGCTGCCTTCCCTGTCTGCACACATCCAACCCCAGAACCACACAGAGAAGAGGGCCTGGCAGCGCAAGGCCTCGCCATGGGATGTTTCATGGCTCTTTGCTGTTCCTCTGGGAGGAGCTGAGGGTCCCTAAGAGCAGATGTGAGCTAGTGTacaccccctccccccaaaacACACATTCATGTGGCTGGGTGACTGAGGAGCTGTGTCAACAGTCCAAATGCCTAAGAAATAGATTTTCCTTTTCCCACTGGTGTCCATGGATTTCTTAGAGATGGGCCACCATGCTTCTAATGGACAGGTTGAGGTGAGGGGAGAGTCAGCTCCTTGCCCTCCTGGTCCTAAGGAGGTGGCTTTCTGCTATGGGTCTGTCCCACATCCCACTGTAAGGAATGAGCTGGGTCTGAGCAGGGGCCGGGCACTCCAGTCTGTGGTGCCTGGTGCTGGAGACTAAGCCAGCCTCTGCACAGAGCCCCTCCACCAGGCTGGAGAGGTGCCCCAACTTGCTCTGCTCGCCCTTGAGCTTCTTCACCAACCCTTAGTGGGGTGCCCGCCTGGGCTGGGATTCAGACAGCAACATCTAAGCCAGACCAGGAGAGGACTGTGAAGGGCTGGCAACTCCTCTGCCCTGTACAGAGCTCCTggctgcacacatacacatatacatgtacgGATACACACAACACAGGCACAACACACATAGACCTACTCGTATAACCACATATGCTCATGGGCACATAAGTGCATCTATAGAAATACACAGATATGGACCTATGCATGTGTGCAGAAATAcataatacacatgcacacatactctgttgtatgtacacacacacacacatccagacCCACGTCTGGGCTCTTGCCATTCCTATTGGAGGGATGCCCACAGACATATCCTCCAGAGGGGTGGTTACCAGGCTGGCAGGGTCCATgctcctctcccctcagccctcTAGTCACTTAGGCTCACTTTGCCTTAGGCTGTTGCTGGTATCTCTGTAGCAACAGGTTCTGGATGGAAGAGGAGTCCATCCCTGCCTTTCCAGCATGGGCCTGCCAGGCCCTGGGTGATGGCAGTGTAGTATGGGAAAGCTGGGACACTACACTGCCTGTAGGGTTGGGGAGGCACGTGCCTGTTCATCTGCCCCCTCTCCTGCCCACGTGTGCAGGACAGACCTGGTGAGAGTGCAGGGCCTGAAGGAGCAAGTAGCCCTGGCAGAAAAGAGGGTCACACCCAGGATGATCAGAGCACAAGACATGGCAGGAAGGAAGCAAGGGTCTGGGAGATCTGTGGGGAATCCTCAAGGCTGCTTGGAGAAGGCAAagtggggagaaaggagagagccCAGCCAAGAGGGGAGCCTCCCACTCCTTGttcattctcattttctcagCACCTGCCCCATGCCAGGGAGTGTGCAGGACAGTGAAGTGGGGACTCAGATGGCACAGACCAACATAAATCCTCTCTCTCAGAGCTCCCCACCCagcagtgacagagcaaaaccttggcCACCCTCTCCACATGGAGTCCCTGGGGCCACTCACTTGAGGATGTGCCTTTCCAATCGCAGCCCATGGAGCCAGCCCAAGGATGGAAAACAGCGGATACACATCTATCACTCTTCCATGCTTTTTCCCTGGCAGACATTACTAGTCAACCACAGCACATTTTCTTGCTGAGCTTTGCCCTGGTCTCAAAACCCTTCTAAGCAGGCATGACCAGCCGATTGTCATAGGCAAGAAAGCTAAAACCTATTTGCTTCCGTTCCAGTTCATAGACAGACCAgctatgctctctctctctgtccccaccgCCAGTTCAGCTTGTCCTGACTTCCTCCTGCTTGCTCCCTACACTGTGCACCAGCTACAGTGTCCCTGCCTCCACATGTGTCCTCATTGCATGCCCCCACCCTCTGAAATCCTCTCTAGCTTCTGAGGGGCCACAGCCTCAGGAGGCCTTCCCTGCCTAACCTCAACAGTCTGCTTTTTCTCCTAACCCTTTAGTGTGGGGCCCAGTGTTATACttcaatttgttttatttttattattttttttttgagacagggtcttgctgtgtcacccaggctggagtacagtggctcagccacagctcacagcagccttgaacccctgggctcaagcaatcctctttcctcagcctcccagaatgctgcaattacaggcatgagtcactgcattgGGCCAAGTCCAGCATTTTCTACCCTCTACCCATTTAAGGGGCACTTCAGACTGTAGGATCTAGGATGGGGCTTCACCTCTGTGGATTCTTCCTCTAGGTTAGCCTCCCTTTCATCATCAAAGTCCCATCTCCCATGAGGTCACCAAGGTCCAGTGCCCCAACCTGCCCTCCACTCCAAGCTCTCTCAGGCATGGGCCCCCCGTCAGCACAATGGGGATCTGCTGGGCTGGTGAGCCTAGGCAAGTGAGCATTTAAAGCTCTGCTTGGAGCTGAGTTGGGACTGATGTCAAGAGGGCCTGGTTTCTGTTCCCGAAGAAAGGCCACACCCTGCTTTGTCCCCACTCCATTGCAGCCTCTTGCTTTCACATTCTCAGCCTGTATTCACCCCCCATTCCCCAGTGGGGTGAGCAGAGCAGGACTTGTCTGGCCGTTCTACAGATAGGAAAGCTGAGGCCCAGGAAGGGAAGTGTCTTGCCCAAGGCCCTGGCTCCAGCCCCAGCCGGTTACTCACTCACCCACTGGGCCTGGAGTGAGTCATGGTGGCCCAGGTGATGGGAAGGAAACACATAAACACGGGCAAGAGAAAAGGACAGTCTGCAGGGAGAGTGGATGCCCGTCTTGGGCTCCCAGTGATGAGTTCCTACACAGGCCATCGTGGGCTTCCTGGGCTTGCACACTCCCAACTGTCTCAAATCATCTTCCCTTCTGGCCTCGAACCCAGGCTTTCCATCAGCCCTGGGAGCCCTGCCAACCCATTtgaaaaatggagaaacagaGGCCCATGGCCACAAATCAAGTGGTGGCAGGGGGCTGGGCCCAGACTAAAAACCCAGAGCTCCTCTCCCCAGCCCAGGGATCCCAGCTGGCTCTCACCATGGCTCCAGTTtcttccaggctcaagtacaGTCCACAGGGAGTCCCTGCTGTGCCAGCTCTTCCCGTCTCTGGGGAGACCCAGTGCTGGCAGGGTGGGAGACAGACTGGGAGAACGGGCAGCTGTGCAC
It encodes the following:
- the DUSP7 gene encoding dual specificity protein phosphatase 7 translates to MKNQLRGPPARAHMSTSGAAAAAGTRAGSEPGAGSGSSAGTGAGAATGAGAMPCKSAEWLQEELEARGGASLLLLDCRPHELFESSHIETAINLAIPGLMLRRLRKGNLPIRSIIPNHADKERFATRCKAATVLLYDEATAEWQPEPGAPASVLGLLLQKLRDDGCQAYYLQGGFNKFQTEYSEHCETNVDSSSSPSSSPPTSVLGLGGLRISSDCSDGESDRELPSSATESDGSPVPSSQPAFPVQILPYLYLGCAKDSTNLDVLGKYGIKYILNVTPNLPNAFEHGGEFTYKQIPISDHWSQNLSQFFPEAISFIDEARSKKCGVLVHCLAGISRSVTVTVAYLMQKMNLSLNDAYDFVKRKKSNISPNFNFMGQLLDFERTLGLSSPCDNHAPSEQLYFSTPANHNLFPLNTLEST